ACCGCCTCCCAGCAGGTCGCGCAGAAACTCGGCTGCATCAGCGAGGGCGTCCTGCGCAACGCCCGGATAGCGCGGACGCAGACGGAGGACGGCGGCTGGGCCGACTTCCGCACCGACCTGATCGTCTGGGGACTCCTGCCGGAGGACCTCGACGGCGTCGCCGAGCAGCTCGCGGACGCGGGCGGCTACGGCACCTACGACGACTGGAACTGACGGGGACCGCCGCCCGCCTCCCCTGCGGTCCGGCCCCGGGAGCGACCCGATAACCTCTACCCGGCTCCTTCGCGCGGGCACCCCCGGCGGAGGACACCCGCTCACGCCCCCCACATCTCCAGGAGACGGACGACGATGGCCGACCGCGTCACGGTGATCGGCTGGGACGGCTCACCGCTGACCAGAGCGGCCACCGCAGCACTCTCCGCCGCCACGCTCGTCGCCGGCGCCGCGCACCACCTCGCGCTCGCCGAAGTACCGCGGGGCGCCGAACGCATCCGCCTCGGCAGCGTGGACCTCGCCGCCCGGCGCATCGCCGGACACCGGGGGAGCGCCGTCGTCCTCGCGGACGGCGACCCCGGCTTCTTCGGAGTCGTACGCACCCTGCGCGCGCCCGAACACGGCCTGGAGGTCGAGGTCGTGCCCGCGGTCTCCTCCGTCGCCACCGCCTTCGCCCGTGCGGGGATGCCCTGGGACGACGCCCAGGTCGTCGTCGCCCACCCGAAGACCCTGCGACGGGCCGTCAACGTCTGCCGGGCCCACCACAAGGTCGCCGTCCTCACCTCGCCCGGCGCCGGCCCGGCCGAACTGGCCCTGCTGCTCGACGGCGTCCACCGCACCTTCGTGATCTGCGAGGAACTCGGCACCGCCCGCGAGCGCGTCACCGTCCTCACCTCCGACAAGGCCGCCGACCACGCCTGGCGCGACCCGAACGTCGTCATCGTCGTCGGCAGCGGCCCCACCACGGCCGCCGCCGGCTGGATCGGCGGCCGTGATCCCGCCCGCCCCGACGGCGTACGGGGCTGGGGGCTGCCCGAGGACGCACACCGCCGGGCCGCGAGCGGGGCCGCCGGGCGCGACCACGCCGGAGACGACCGGGCGCGACCGGAGCAGAGCGCCGAGGGCGAGTCCGCCGGGATGCGCGCCGCCCAACTGGCCCGGCTCGGCCCGCGTACGGGCGACCTGGTCTGGGACATCGGTTCGGGCACCGGTGCGCTGGCCGTCGAAGCGGCCCGCTTCGGCGCGGCCGTCATCGCCGTCGACCGGGACCCGGCCGCCTGCGCCCGGGCGACCGCCGCGGCCCGCTCCTTCGGCGTGGCCGTCCAGGTCGTCCAGGGCCTCGCCCCCCACGTGCTCGAACGACTTCCCGAACCCGATGTCGTACGCATCGGGGGCGGCGGCGTTCGGGTGGCCCTCGCCGTCGCCGACCGGCGCCCCGAGCGGATCGTCACCCACGCGTCCACCCGGGACCAGGCGGAAGCCCTCGTCACCGCGCTCTCCGGCGGCGGTTACACGGTGGAATGCGTGCTCCTCCAGTCCGTGGACCTGGACACCTCGGCCTGGGAGGAACGCGAACGGTCCGTCGCGTTCCTGCTCTGCGCGGTGCGTTCGGACCTTGCCCCGTGACCAGGTCGCTACAGCGCGGAAGGTAGGCTGGCGGATTGTTGTACCGAACCCGGTCGTTCGTCGCTTCGTGCGTCAATGTCCGGAAAAGGGAGCCATTTTGTTTCTCCCTGTGGTACGGCACAACCGGGACGGCGTGAAGTGGCGCAGTCCACAGC
The DNA window shown above is from Streptomyces sp. NBC_00247 and carries:
- the cbiE gene encoding precorrin-6y C5,15-methyltransferase (decarboxylating) subunit CbiE; protein product: MADRVTVIGWDGSPLTRAATAALSAATLVAGAAHHLALAEVPRGAERIRLGSVDLAARRIAGHRGSAVVLADGDPGFFGVVRTLRAPEHGLEVEVVPAVSSVATAFARAGMPWDDAQVVVAHPKTLRRAVNVCRAHHKVAVLTSPGAGPAELALLLDGVHRTFVICEELGTARERVTVLTSDKAADHAWRDPNVVIVVGSGPTTAAAGWIGGRDPARPDGVRGWGLPEDAHRRAASGAAGRDHAGDDRARPEQSAEGESAGMRAAQLARLGPRTGDLVWDIGSGTGALAVEAARFGAAVIAVDRDPAACARATAAARSFGVAVQVVQGLAPHVLERLPEPDVVRIGGGGVRVALAVADRRPERIVTHASTRDQAEALVTALSGGGYTVECVLLQSVDLDTSAWEERERSVAFLLCAVRSDLAP